The Medicago truncatula cultivar Jemalong A17 chromosome 4, MtrunA17r5.0-ANR, whole genome shotgun sequence genome includes a region encoding these proteins:
- the LOC25494326 gene encoding LOW QUALITY PROTEIN: acetyl-CoA acetyltransferase, cytosolic 1 (The sequence of the model RefSeq protein was modified relative to this genomic sequence to represent the inferred CDS: deleted 2 bases in 1 codon) translates to MSSKSRDVCIVGVGRTPMGGFLGSLSSLSATHLGSLAIKAALKRANVDPSLVQEVFFGNVLSANLGQAPARQAALGAGIPTSVICTTINKVCSSGMKATMLAAQTIQLGSNDVVVVGGMESMSNAPKYIAEARKGSRLGHDTIIDGMLKDGLWDVYNDFGMGVCAEMCADQHAITRDQQDSYAIQSFERGISAQNGGHFAWEIVPVEIFSGRGKPSTLVDKDEGLGKFDAAKLRKLGPNFKKVGGTVTAGNASSISDGAAALVLVSEKKAHELGLHVIAKIKGFADAAQAPEFFTTAPALAIPKAIKSNAGLEASQIDYYEINEAFSAVALANQKLLGLDPEKLNVHGGAVSLGHPLGCSGARILVTLLGVLRHKGGKYGVGAICNGGGGASALVVELMQGSTWRRSSL, encoded by the exons ATGTCTTCAAAATCTCGAG ATGTTTGTATTGTTGGTGTTGGAAGGACACCAATGGGTGGTTTCCTTGGATCCCTATCTTCTCTTTCTGCTACACACCTAGGCTCACTCGCTATTAAAg CTGCTCTCAAGAGAGCCAATGTTGATCCATCACTTGTGCAAGAAGTGTTTTTTGGGAATGTTCTTAGTGCAAATTTAGGGCAGGCGCCTGCTAGACAGGCTGCATTAGGGGCTGGAATACCTACATCTGTTATCTGCACTACTATTAACAAGGTTTGTTCCTCTGGGATGAAAG CTACCATGTTAGCTGCACAAACCATTCAGTTGGGTTCCAATGATGTTGTTGTGGTTGGTGGTATGGAAAGCATGTCAAATGCACCTAAGTACATTGCAGAAGCAAG GAAGGGATCTCGGTTAGGACATGATACTATCATTGATGGGATGCTCAAAGATGGCCTTTGGGATGTCTATAATGACTTTGGCATGGGAgtttgtgcagaaatgtgtgcAGATCAGCATGCCATAACTAGAGATCAGCAG GACTCTTATGCCATTCAAAGCTTTGAGAGAGGAATATCTGCACAAAATGGTGGCCATTTTGCTTGGGAGATAGTTCCG GTTGAAATTTTCAGTGGAAGAGGAAAGCCCTCCACACTAGTTGATAAAGATGAAGGTTTGGGAAAG TTTGATGCTGCAAAGTTAAGGAAGCTTGGACCAAACTTTAAAAAGGTTGGGGGTACTGTGACCGCTGGCAATGCTTCTAGCATAAG TGACGGTGCGGCTGCATTAGTGCTAGTGAGTGAAAAGAAGGCACACGAGCTTGGATTACATGTAATCGCTAAGATAAAAGGATTTGCAGATGCAGCTCAG GCACCCGAATTCTTTACAACTGCTCCTGCCCTGGCAATACCAAAAGctata aaatcaaatgctggTCTTGAGGCTTCTCAAATTGATTATTATGAAATAAATGAAGCATTTTCT GCTGTGGCTCTTGCGAATCAGAAGCTTCTCGGTCTTGATCCT GAAAAACTTAATGTGCATGGAGGAGCTGTGTCACTGGGACATCCATTGGGTTGCAGTGGAGCTCGCATCTTAGTCACACTACTAGGG GTATTGAGACATAAGGGTGGAAAGTATGGTGTTGGTGCCATCTGCAATGGGGGAGGAGGTGCATCTGCTCTAGTGGTTGAGCTCAT GCAAGGCTCCACCTGGAGACGTTCATCATTGTGA